A single Tamandua tetradactyla isolate mTamTet1 unplaced genomic scaffold, mTamTet1.pri scaffold_103_ctg1, whole genome shotgun sequence DNA region contains:
- the LOC143673061 gene encoding LOW QUALITY PROTEIN: vomeronasal type-2 receptor 26-like (The sequence of the model RefSeq protein was modified relative to this genomic sequence to represent the inferred CDS: inserted 2 bases in 1 codon; substituted 1 base at 1 genomic stop codon) produces the protein MHISYGLFDQSLGNRAQFESLYQFPVRTASLHKGIVQLMLHFGWVWVGLVVPDDLRGEIFLRDMTEEMVNNVLCVAFTEKIPEFPVAYTVTXVSSQVFLQKYRDTNVIIAFGDTYSLTRFLYTTFCNLPFGKVWVTTSDLDITTLPFKQSVSYIYFGGGLSFSFHIDEILGFKDFLQXVQPPKYPHDIFIQDVWSILFECVYFDENWNRVLIQCEQNGTLDSQPLHLWDMNMSVQSYNVYTAVYAVAHALHEELALNLEGETLDKTTSLAPHPWKVVITHSFLLLGQWARIVH, from the exons ATGCAT ATCTCCTATGGTCTCTTTGATCAGAGTCTTGGGAACAGAGCCCAGTTCGAGTCTCTTTACCAGTTTCCTGTGAGGACTGCCTCTCTGCATAAGGGCATTGTTCAACTAATGTTGCATTTTGGTTGGGTCTGGGTTGGCCTTGTGGTTCCTGATGACCTCAGAGGGGAAATATTCCTCAGGGACATGACAGAGGAAATGGTCAACAATGTACTCTGTGTTGCTTTTACAGAGAAGATTCCAGAGTTTCCTGTAGCTTACACAGTTACTTAAGTTAGCAGCCAggtttttcttcaaaaatacaGAGATACAAATGTCATTATTGCATTTGGTGATACCTATTCTCTAACGAGATTTTTATATACAACCTTTTGTAATCTTCCATTTGGTAAGGTCTGGGTCACAACTTCTGATTTGGATATAACTACATTACCCTTTAAACAAAGTGtaagttatatatattttggagGAGGCTTATCATTTTCCTTTCACATAGATGAGATTCTTGGCTTTAAAGATTTTCTTCA TGTTCAGCCTCCAAAATATCCTCATGATATATTTATTCAGGATGTGTGGTCTATACTGTTTGAATGTGTATATTTTGATGAAAATTGGAATAGGGTATTGATACAATGTGAACAAAATGGCACCCTGGATAGTCAACCTCTTCATCTTTGGGACATGAACATGTCAGTCCAGAGTTACAATGTCTACACTGCTGTGTATGCTGTTGCCCATGCACTTCATGAGGAACTCGCACTGAACCTGGAAGGAGAGACATTGGACAAAACTACAAGTTTGGCTCCACATCCATGGAAGGTAGTAATAActcattcctttcttttattaGGGCAGTGGGCTAGAATTGTACACTAA
- the LOC143673063 gene encoding vomeronasal type-2 receptor 26-like isoform X1: MRISTNTTCLFSIHSLIFLMNASSEHSPIAYAFPGYYQDGDVIIGGLFSLRVTGGDMRSKFGFKDKFGTQSQVQVDLTNHYQHLLAMVFAVEQINKDPNLLFNMSLGVYLFNVDFIEMKAIESSLSLLSGESPPVPNYNCRAEKRNKLIGVIGGVSTGISTQSSRILGLYNVPQANKEVFL, from the exons ATGAGAATTTCCACCAACACAACGTGCCTCTTTTCCATTCATTCCCTGATCTTCCTTATGAATGCTTCATCT GAACACAGTCCTATTGCATATGCCTTTCCTGGCTACTATCAAGATGGGGACGTCATTATTGGTGGACTCTTTTCTCTAAGAGTGACAGGTGGTGACATGAGAAGCAAGTTTGGCTTTAAAGATAAGTTTGGTACACAGAGTCAAGTTCAAGT GGACCTTACTAATCATTACCAGCATCTCCTGGCCATGGTTTTTGCTGTTGAACAAATCAACAAGGATCCTAATTTATTATTCAATATGTCTCTGGGAGTCTATCTCTTCAATGTTGACTTCATTGAGATGAAAGCCATAGAGAGTTCTCTCTCTTTGCTTTCAGGAGAGAGTCCTCCAGTTCCTAATTATAATTGTAGGGCTGAGAAAAGAAACAAGCTGATAGGTGTAATAGGAGGAGTTTCAACAGGAATATCAACCCAGAGCTCCAGAATTCTTGGTCTCTACAATGTCCCACAGGCAAATAAAGAAGTCTTCCTCTGA
- the LOC143673063 gene encoding vomeronasal type-2 receptor 26-like isoform X2 has protein sequence MANGVVPYLRVEEHSPIAYAFPGYYQDGDVIIGGLFSLRVTGGDMRSKFGFKDKFGTQSQVQVDLTNHYQHLLAMVFAVEQINKDPNLLFNMSLGVYLFNVDFIEMKAIESSLSLLSGESPPVPNYNCRAEKRNKLIGVIGGVSTGISTQSSRILGLYNVPQANKEVFL, from the exons GAACACAGTCCTATTGCATATGCCTTTCCTGGCTACTATCAAGATGGGGACGTCATTATTGGTGGACTCTTTTCTCTAAGAGTGACAGGTGGTGACATGAGAAGCAAGTTTGGCTTTAAAGATAAGTTTGGTACACAGAGTCAAGTTCAAGT GGACCTTACTAATCATTACCAGCATCTCCTGGCCATGGTTTTTGCTGTTGAACAAATCAACAAGGATCCTAATTTATTATTCAATATGTCTCTGGGAGTCTATCTCTTCAATGTTGACTTCATTGAGATGAAAGCCATAGAGAGTTCTCTCTCTTTGCTTTCAGGAGAGAGTCCTCCAGTTCCTAATTATAATTGTAGGGCTGAGAAAAGAAACAAGCTGATAGGTGTAATAGGAGGAGTTTCAACAGGAATATCAACCCAGAGCTCCAGAATTCTTGGTCTCTACAATGTCCCACAGGCAAATAAAGAAGTCTTCCTCTGA